From a region of the Agromyces ramosus genome:
- the rpsA gene encoding 30S ribosomal protein S1, which produces MTTATTKAPKQVAINDIGSADDFLAAVEKTLKFFNDGDLIEGTVVKIDRDEVLLDVGYKTEGVIPSRELSIKHDVDPSEVVGVGDTVEALVLQKEDKEGRLILSKKRAQYERAWGDVEKIKEADGVVTGSVIEVVKGGLIVDIGLRGFLPASLIELRRVRDLTPYLGQEIEAKILELDKNRNNVVLSRRALLEQTQSESRSTFLANLHPGQIRKGVISSIVNFGAFVDLGGVDGLVHVSELSWKHIEHASEVVEVGQEVTVEVLSVELDRERVSLSLKATQEDPWQVFARTHAIGQVAPGKVTKLVPFGAFVRVADGIEGLVHISELSGKHVELAEQVVSVGEEVFVKVIDIDLERRRISLSLKQANEGVDPEGTEFDPALYGMLTEYDEQGNYKYPEGFDPETNEWREGFESQREKWEQDYAAAQARWEAHKKQVAQASVAAAADDSFTSSAASFTNEAAGAGTLADDASLAALREKLSSNN; this is translated from the coding sequence ATGACAACCGCAACGACCAAGGCACCCAAGCAGGTCGCGATCAACGACATCGGATCTGCTGACGATTTCCTCGCCGCGGTCGAGAAGACTTTGAAGTTCTTCAACGACGGCGACCTCATCGAGGGCACCGTCGTGAAGATCGACCGCGACGAGGTTCTCCTCGACGTCGGCTACAAGACCGAGGGTGTCATCCCCTCGCGTGAGCTTTCGATCAAGCACGATGTCGACCCCAGCGAGGTCGTCGGCGTCGGCGACACCGTCGAGGCCCTCGTTCTCCAGAAGGAGGACAAGGAAGGCCGCCTCATCCTGTCGAAGAAGCGCGCTCAGTACGAGCGTGCATGGGGCGACGTGGAGAAGATCAAGGAAGCCGATGGCGTCGTGACCGGTTCGGTCATCGAGGTCGTCAAGGGCGGCCTGATCGTCGACATCGGCCTTCGCGGCTTCCTGCCGGCCTCGCTCATCGAGCTGCGTCGCGTCCGCGATCTCACGCCGTACCTCGGCCAGGAGATCGAAGCGAAGATCCTCGAGCTCGACAAGAACCGCAACAACGTCGTGCTCTCACGCCGTGCGCTCCTCGAGCAGACGCAGTCCGAGTCGCGTTCGACGTTCCTCGCGAACCTCCACCCGGGCCAGATCCGCAAGGGCGTCATCTCGTCGATCGTCAACTTCGGTGCGTTCGTCGACCTCGGCGGCGTCGACGGTCTCGTCCACGTCTCCGAGCTCTCGTGGAAGCACATCGAGCACGCCAGCGAGGTCGTCGAGGTCGGCCAGGAGGTCACCGTCGAGGTGCTCTCCGTCGAGCTCGACCGCGAGCGCGTCTCGCTGTCGCTCAAGGCGACGCAGGAAGACCCGTGGCAGGTCTTCGCCCGTACCCACGCGATCGGCCAGGTCGCCCCGGGTAAGGTCACGAAGCTCGTTCCGTTCGGTGCGTTCGTTCGCGTCGCCGACGGCATCGAGGGCCTCGTCCACATCTCCGAGCTCTCGGGCAAGCACGTCGAGCTCGCCGAGCAGGTCGTGTCGGTCGGCGAAGAGGTCTTCGTCAAGGTCATCGACATCGACCTCGAGCGTCGCCGCATCTCGCTGAGCCTCAAGCAGGCCAACGAGGGTGTCGACCCCGAGGGCACCGAGTTCGACCCGGCGCTCTACGGCATGCTCACGGAGTACGACGAGCAGGGCAACTACAAGTACCCCGAGGGCTTCGACCCCGAGACCAACGAGTGGCGCGAGGGCTTCGAGTCCCAGCGCGAGAAGTGGGAGCAGGACTACGCTGCCGCCCAGGCTCGCTGGGAGGCGCACAAGAAGCAGGTCGCTCAGGCGTCTGTTGCTGCCGCTGCCGACGACTCGTTCACCTCGAGCGCCGCATCGTTCACGAACGAAGCGGCCGGCGCGGGCACCCTCGCCGACGACGCGTCGCTCGCGGCGCTGCGCGAGAAGCTCTCGAGCAACAACTAG
- the polA gene encoding DNA polymerase I translates to MPDADKPTLLVVDGHSLAFRAFYALPVDSFTTRDGQHTNAIHGFLSMLLLLLANEKPTHLVVAFDISRFSFRTREFAEYKGTRGDTPPEFKGQVPLLQDALKAMGVRTLEKEDYEADDILATLAARGRAEGYRVLLVSGDRDTIQLVNDDVTLLYPNTQGVSQLKRYDTDAVMERYGIRPEQYPDIAALVGEPSDNLIGISKVGEKTAVKWLGLYGDLEGILEHADEIKGVVGQNLRDQKENAIRNRRLNRLVDDVELEVALDELVAKPIDIESVRPIFERLEFRTLFERLKKIAAGEANGSAGAPAPAEVVETTPEVAAPTAPTPRTLLDEELAAWLEKAVAAEPAGLGLSLEVIDGRVIGAGIATSDETVQLPWQPGRADYAPFEAWLASDAPKIMTDAKSQLKAVTRSGLEFDGLVVDTLVAGWLVRPILQEKNLADLVSRHLGETVPQGDPSQLVPEEGTDSGAPEYAWYSLRLAPVVLRALSESSRRLLADVEMPLVPVLAAMELRGVTVDHAELAGLSSELGDRAAGLAEAAFAEIGREVNLGSPKQLQEVLFDQLGMPKTRATKTGYTTDASALADLQESNPHPFLGFLLEHRDATKLRQIVESLDKAIGSDGRIHTSYGQIGAATGRMSSNDPNLQNIPIRTEDGRRIRKAFRHGPEYTELLTADYSQIEMRIMAHLSGDPGLIEAFNAGEDLHRFVGARVFGVDPADVTPVMRTKVKAMSYGLAYGLSAFGLSKQLRIDRAEATTLMKEYFERFGAVRDYLRGVVEQAKLDGYTETIFGRRRPFPELASPNRVHRENAERAALNSPIQGSAADIIKIAMVGVEGDIAAKGLGSRMLMTVHDELIFEVADGESEVLEAVVRDRMAHAAELLVPLDVQIGRGANWEDAAH, encoded by the coding sequence GTGCCGGACGCAGATAAGCCCACCCTCCTCGTCGTCGATGGTCATTCACTGGCCTTCCGAGCGTTCTACGCCCTTCCCGTCGACAGTTTCACCACTCGCGACGGCCAGCACACGAACGCCATCCACGGCTTCCTGTCGATGCTGCTCCTCCTGCTGGCGAACGAGAAGCCGACGCACCTCGTCGTGGCGTTCGACATCTCGCGATTCTCGTTCCGCACGCGCGAGTTCGCCGAGTACAAGGGCACGCGTGGCGACACCCCGCCCGAGTTCAAGGGCCAGGTTCCGCTGCTGCAAGACGCCCTCAAGGCGATGGGCGTGCGCACCCTCGAGAAGGAGGACTACGAGGCCGACGACATCCTCGCGACCCTCGCCGCACGCGGCCGTGCCGAGGGCTACCGGGTGCTGCTCGTCTCGGGCGATCGCGACACCATCCAGCTGGTGAACGACGACGTCACACTGCTCTACCCGAACACGCAGGGCGTCTCGCAGCTGAAGCGCTACGACACCGACGCGGTCATGGAGCGCTACGGCATCAGGCCCGAGCAGTATCCCGACATCGCGGCCCTGGTGGGCGAGCCGAGCGACAACCTCATCGGCATCTCGAAGGTCGGCGAGAAGACCGCGGTCAAGTGGCTCGGGCTCTACGGCGACCTCGAGGGCATCCTCGAGCACGCCGACGAGATCAAGGGTGTCGTGGGGCAGAACCTGCGCGACCAGAAAGAGAATGCAATTCGCAACCGCCGGCTGAATCGTCTCGTCGACGATGTCGAACTCGAGGTGGCGCTCGACGAGCTCGTGGCCAAGCCGATCGACATCGAGTCGGTGCGGCCGATCTTCGAGCGGCTCGAGTTCCGCACCCTGTTCGAGCGCCTGAAGAAGATCGCCGCGGGCGAGGCGAACGGCAGCGCCGGGGCGCCCGCCCCGGCAGAGGTCGTCGAGACGACACCCGAGGTAGCGGCGCCGACCGCGCCCACGCCGCGAACGTTGCTCGATGAAGAGCTCGCCGCCTGGCTCGAGAAGGCCGTCGCCGCCGAGCCTGCGGGCCTCGGGCTCAGCCTCGAGGTCATCGACGGCCGGGTCATCGGCGCCGGCATCGCGACCTCCGACGAGACGGTGCAGCTGCCGTGGCAGCCCGGGCGCGCCGACTACGCACCGTTCGAGGCCTGGCTCGCGAGCGACGCGCCGAAGATCATGACCGACGCGAAGTCGCAGTTGAAGGCCGTCACGCGATCGGGGCTCGAGTTCGACGGCCTCGTGGTCGACACGCTCGTCGCCGGCTGGCTCGTGCGCCCGATCCTGCAGGAGAAGAATCTCGCCGACCTCGTCTCGCGCCACCTCGGCGAGACGGTGCCGCAGGGCGACCCCTCGCAGCTCGTGCCCGAAGAGGGCACCGACTCCGGCGCTCCCGAATACGCGTGGTACTCGCTGCGATTGGCTCCCGTGGTACTGCGAGCGCTCTCCGAGAGCTCGCGGCGTCTCCTCGCCGACGTCGAGATGCCGCTCGTGCCGGTGCTCGCGGCGATGGAGCTCCGCGGCGTCACCGTCGATCACGCCGAGCTCGCGGGGCTCTCCTCCGAGCTCGGCGACCGCGCCGCGGGCCTCGCCGAGGCGGCCTTCGCCGAGATCGGTCGCGAGGTGAACCTCGGATCGCCGAAGCAGCTGCAAGAGGTCCTCTTCGATCAGCTCGGCATGCCGAAGACCCGTGCCACGAAGACCGGCTACACGACCGACGCGAGCGCCCTCGCCGACCTGCAGGAGTCGAACCCGCATCCGTTCCTCGGCTTCCTGCTCGAACATCGCGATGCGACCAAGCTCCGCCAGATCGTCGAGTCCCTCGACAAGGCCATCGGCTCCGACGGCCGCATCCACACGAGCTACGGGCAGATCGGGGCGGCGACCGGGCGCATGTCGTCGAACGACCCGAACCTGCAGAACATCCCGATCCGCACCGAAGACGGTCGTCGCATCCGCAAGGCCTTCCGACACGGGCCGGAGTACACCGAGCTCCTCACCGCCGACTACTCGCAGATCGAGATGCGCATCATGGCGCACCTCTCGGGCGATCCCGGGCTCATCGAGGCGTTCAACGCGGGCGAAGACCTGCACCGCTTCGTCGGTGCTCGCGTCTTCGGCGTCGACCCCGCCGATGTGACGCCGGTCATGCGCACCAAGGTGAAGGCGATGTCCTACGGCCTCGCCTATGGCCTGAGCGCGTTCGGCCTCTCGAAGCAGCTCCGCATCGACCGGGCCGAGGCGACGACGCTCATGAAGGAGTACTTCGAGCGGTTCGGCGCCGTGCGCGACTACCTGCGCGGCGTCGTCGAACAGGCCAAGCTCGACGGATACACCGAGACCATCTTCGGTCGTCGGCGACCGTTCCCCGAACTCGCGAGCCCGAACCGGGTGCACCGCGAGAACGCTGAGCGCGCGGCGCTCAACTCGCCCATCCAGGGCTCGGCCGCCGACATCATCAAGATCGCGATGGTGGGCGTCGAGGGCGACATCGCAGCGAAGGGGCTCGGCAGCCGCATGCTCATGACCGTGCACGACGAGCTCATCTTCGAGGTCGCCGACGGCGAGTCCGAGGTGCTCGAAGCCGTCGTCCGCGATCGCATGGCGCACGCCGCCGAGCTGCTCGTGCCGCTCGACGTGCAGATCGGCCGGGGCGCCAATTGGGAGGATGCGGCGCACTGA
- the coaE gene encoding dephospho-CoA kinase → MYLIGLTGGIASGKSTVARRLYEHGAVHIDADQLARRVVEPGTPALAAIVAEFGDGVLRSDGSLDRVKLGERVFGDPEARAKLNAIVHPAVRELSARLIAKAEAEDPDAVIVYDVPLLVEASVDHPFDLVVVTSAPRRTQVQRLVEERGLDPIQAEARVDAQVDNTARLAIADVVIDTDGTLAHTMSQTDALWRRIVEERARR, encoded by the coding sequence GTGTATCTGATCGGTCTCACGGGCGGAATCGCCTCCGGAAAGTCCACCGTCGCGCGCCGACTCTACGAACACGGGGCGGTGCACATCGACGCCGACCAGCTCGCGCGTCGGGTCGTGGAGCCGGGTACCCCGGCCCTCGCGGCGATCGTCGCGGAGTTCGGCGACGGCGTGCTGCGGTCCGACGGCTCGCTCGATCGCGTGAAGCTCGGTGAGCGCGTGTTCGGCGACCCAGAGGCGCGGGCGAAGCTCAACGCCATCGTCCATCCCGCGGTGCGAGAGCTCTCGGCGCGGCTCATCGCGAAGGCCGAGGCCGAAGACCCCGACGCGGTCATCGTGTACGACGTGCCACTGCTCGTCGAGGCATCCGTCGACCACCCGTTCGACCTCGTCGTCGTGACGAGTGCGCCGCGGCGCACCCAGGTGCAGCGGCTCGTCGAGGAGCGCGGCCTCGATCCGATCCAGGCGGAGGCGCGCGTCGACGCGCAGGTCGACAACACGGCACGGCTCGCGATCGCCGACGTCGTCATCGACACCGACGGCACCCTGGCGCACACGATGAGCCAGACCGACGCGCTCTGGCGCCGCATCGTCGAGGAGCGCGCCCGGCGGTAG
- the uvrB gene encoding excinuclease ABC subunit UvrB codes for MQATRSVRPFEVVSDYRPSGDQPAAIADLAARINAGETDVVLLGATGTGKSATTAWLIEQVQRPTLVLAHNKTLAAQLANEFRELMPNNAVEYFVSYYDYYQPEAYVPQTDTFIEKDSSINSEVERLRHSTTNSLLSRRDVIVVSSVSCIYGLGTPEQYLGAMMPLQVGQRVDRDWLIRKFVSMQYQRNDVDFSRGNFRVRGDTIEIIPIYEELAIRIEMFGDEIEALYSLHPLTGQVVAKLDSVPVFPGSHYVASTEVMQRAIGTIRIELEERLAELEREGKLLEAQRLRMRTTFDLEMMEQIGFCSGIENYSRHIDGRAPGEAPHCLLDYFADDFLVVIDESHVTVPQIGAMYEGDSSRKRTLVEHGFRLPSALDNRPLKWDEFKNRVGQTVYLSATPGRYEMGIADGIVEQIIRPTGLVDPQIVVKPSKGQIDDLLDEIRTRTERDERVLVTTLTKKMAEELTDFLTEAGVRVRYLHSDVDTLRRVELLTELRAGVYDVLVGINLLREGLDLPEVSLVAILDADKEGFLRSSTSLIQTIGRAARNVAGEVHMYADVLTDSMKSAIDETTRRRDRQLEYNRVNGIDPQPLRKRIADITEVLAREEADTAALLAGRDAKRKAPVPNLRRQGIAAEGANDLEDLIRDLNEQMLEAAGELKFELAARLRDEVSDLKRELRQMEKAGHLG; via the coding sequence ATGCAGGCAACACGTTCCGTCCGCCCGTTCGAGGTCGTGAGCGACTACCGTCCCAGCGGCGACCAGCCGGCGGCCATCGCCGATCTCGCGGCGCGCATCAACGCCGGTGAGACCGACGTGGTGCTCCTCGGCGCCACCGGCACCGGCAAGTCGGCGACGACGGCATGGCTCATCGAGCAGGTGCAGCGGCCCACGCTCGTGCTCGCGCACAACAAGACGCTCGCGGCTCAGCTCGCCAACGAGTTCCGCGAGCTCATGCCCAACAACGCCGTCGAGTACTTCGTGTCGTACTACGACTACTACCAGCCCGAGGCCTACGTGCCGCAGACCGACACCTTCATCGAGAAGGACTCGTCGATCAACTCCGAGGTCGAGCGGCTGCGACACTCGACCACCAATTCGCTGCTCAGCCGGCGCGACGTCATCGTCGTCTCGTCGGTCTCGTGCATCTACGGCCTCGGCACGCCCGAGCAATACCTCGGCGCGATGATGCCGCTGCAGGTCGGCCAGCGGGTCGATCGCGACTGGCTCATCCGCAAGTTCGTGTCGATGCAGTACCAGCGCAACGACGTCGACTTCTCGCGCGGCAACTTCCGGGTGCGCGGCGACACGATCGAGATCATCCCGATCTACGAAGAGCTCGCGATCCGCATCGAGATGTTCGGCGACGAGATCGAGGCGCTCTACAGCCTGCATCCGCTCACCGGCCAGGTCGTGGCGAAGCTCGACTCCGTGCCGGTCTTCCCCGGGTCGCACTACGTCGCGAGCACCGAGGTCATGCAGCGCGCCATCGGCACGATCCGCATCGAGCTCGAAGAGCGGCTCGCCGAGCTCGAGCGCGAGGGCAAGCTGCTCGAGGCGCAGCGCCTGCGCATGCGCACGACCTTCGACCTCGAGATGATGGAGCAGATCGGATTCTGCTCGGGCATCGAGAACTACTCACGCCACATCGACGGGCGCGCGCCCGGCGAGGCGCCGCATTGCCTCCTCGACTACTTCGCCGACGACTTCCTCGTGGTGATCGACGAGTCGCACGTCACCGTGCCGCAGATCGGTGCCATGTACGAGGGGGATTCCTCGCGCAAGCGCACCCTCGTCGAGCACGGATTCCGGCTGCCGAGCGCGCTCGACAACCGACCCCTCAAGTGGGACGAGTTCAAGAACCGCGTGGGCCAGACCGTCTACCTCTCCGCGACCCCCGGGCGCTATGAGATGGGCATCGCCGACGGCATCGTCGAGCAGATCATCCGCCCCACCGGCCTCGTCGACCCGCAGATCGTCGTCAAACCCTCGAAGGGCCAGATCGACGACCTCCTCGACGAGATTCGCACGCGTACCGAGCGCGACGAGCGCGTGCTCGTCACGACGCTCACGAAGAAGATGGCCGAGGAGCTCACCGACTTCCTCACCGAGGCTGGCGTGCGTGTCCGGTACCTGCACTCCGACGTCGACACGCTCCGCCGGGTCGAGCTGCTCACCGAGCTGCGCGCTGGTGTCTACGACGTCCTCGTCGGCATCAACCTGCTCCGCGAGGGCCTCGACCTGCCCGAGGTCTCGCTCGTCGCGATCCTCGACGCCGACAAAGAGGGCTTCCTCCGCTCGTCGACCTCGCTCATCCAGACGATCGGGCGCGCGGCCCGCAACGTGGCAGGCGAAGTGCACATGTACGCCGACGTCCTCACCGACTCGATGAAGTCGGCGATCGATGAGACCACACGTCGCCGCGACCGGCAACTCGAGTACAACCGGGTGAACGGTATCGACCCGCAGCCGCTGCGCAAGCGCATCGCCGACATCACCGAGGTGCTGGCGCGTGAAGAGGCCGATACGGCCGCCCTGCTCGCGGGCCGTGACGCCAAGCGCAAGGCGCCCGTGCCGAACCTCCGGCGGCAGGGGATCGCGGCCGAGGGCGCCAACGATCTGGAAGACCTCATCCGCGACCTCAACGAGCAGATGCTCGAAGCCGCGGGCGAGTTGAAGTTCGAGCTCGCCGCGCGGCTTCGCGACGAGGTCTCCGACCTCAAGCGCGAGCTGAGGCAAATGGAGAAGGCCGGCCACCTCGGCTGA
- a CDS encoding DUF885 domain-containing protein, translating to MAFPERTPTDVDRIAEQWVDTAVELNPTLGTYIGRKDVDSRFGDYSPEGLERSAEAVRRTIAQLDAATPADDVDVVTITDLRSELALDLEAHEAGLPLRDLNVIASPAQELREIFDLMATDDADDWATISTRLGALPAALDGYTQTLRLGIQRGIVPAKRQVREVAVQAHKLERNDGFFAEFVGGASDELPAGLRADLAGGAAEAGAAYARFAEFLEQELLPAAVDHDGVGRDIYALQSRRFLGAVIDLDETYEWGIEELARMVAEQESIAREIVPGASVAEAIAFLDGDASRKLHGTDALQRWMQETSDRAVDELGATQFDIPAEIRTLECMIAPTQEGGIYYTGPTDDFSRPGRMWWSVPEGVTEFDTWRELTTVYHEGVPGHHLQVGQAVVNRGQLNTWRRQLAGTSGHAEGWALYAERLMQGLGYLDDPADRLGMLDGQRMRAARVVLDIGVHLGKQRPDGLGAWNGEYALEFLSQNVNMNEGFIRFEVNRYLGWPGQAPSYKVGQRIWEQLRDEVARRERADFDIREFHRRALNLGGVGLDTLRSALLG from the coding sequence ATGGCATTCCCTGAGCGCACTCCGACCGACGTCGACCGCATCGCAGAACAGTGGGTCGACACCGCCGTCGAGTTGAACCCCACGTTGGGCACCTACATCGGCCGCAAAGACGTCGACTCGCGGTTCGGTGACTACTCGCCCGAGGGCCTCGAGCGCTCGGCCGAGGCCGTCCGGCGCACAATCGCGCAACTCGATGCCGCGACGCCGGCCGATGACGTCGATGTCGTGACCATCACCGACCTGCGCAGCGAGCTCGCGCTCGACCTCGAGGCGCACGAGGCGGGCCTGCCGCTGCGCGACCTCAACGTCATCGCGAGCCCCGCCCAAGAGCTCCGCGAGATCTTCGACCTCATGGCCACTGACGACGCCGACGACTGGGCGACGATCTCGACTCGACTCGGCGCCCTTCCCGCCGCCCTCGACGGTTACACCCAGACGTTGCGGCTCGGCATCCAGCGCGGCATCGTGCCCGCGAAGCGACAAGTGCGCGAAGTGGCAGTGCAGGCGCACAAGCTCGAGCGCAACGACGGGTTCTTCGCCGAATTCGTCGGAGGAGCGTCCGACGAGCTGCCCGCCGGGCTCCGCGCCGATCTTGCGGGCGGGGCGGCCGAGGCGGGGGCGGCCTATGCACGGTTCGCGGAGTTCCTCGAACAGGAGCTCCTGCCGGCAGCCGTCGACCACGACGGGGTCGGCCGCGATATCTACGCGCTCCAGTCGCGCCGGTTCCTCGGAGCGGTGATCGACCTCGACGAGACCTACGAGTGGGGCATCGAGGAGCTCGCCCGCATGGTCGCCGAGCAGGAGTCGATCGCGCGCGAGATCGTGCCCGGGGCATCCGTCGCCGAAGCCATCGCGTTCCTCGACGGCGATGCGAGCCGCAAGCTCCACGGCACCGACGCGCTGCAGCGGTGGATGCAGGAGACGAGCGACCGCGCGGTCGACGAGCTCGGCGCCACGCAGTTCGACATCCCCGCCGAGATCCGCACCCTCGAGTGCATGATCGCGCCCACGCAAGAGGGCGGCATCTACTACACCGGCCCGACCGACGACTTCTCGCGGCCCGGCCGCATGTGGTGGTCGGTGCCAGAGGGCGTCACCGAGTTCGACACGTGGCGCGAGCTCACGACCGTGTACCACGAGGGGGTGCCGGGGCATCACCTGCAGGTCGGGCAGGCGGTCGTGAACCGCGGGCAGCTGAACACGTGGCGGCGCCAGCTTGCGGGCACGTCGGGTCACGCCGAGGGATGGGCGCTCTACGCCGAGCGGCTCATGCAGGGTCTGGGGTACCTCGACGACCCGGCAGACCGGCTCGGCATGCTCGACGGCCAGCGCATGCGCGCCGCCCGAGTCGTGCTCGACATCGGCGTGCACCTCGGCAAGCAGCGGCCCGACGGCCTCGGCGCGTGGAACGGCGAGTACGCCCTCGAATTCCTCTCCCAGAACGTCAACATGAACGAGGGATTCATCCGTTTCGAGGTGAACCGCTACCTCGGGTGGCCCGGACAGGCGCCCTCGTACAAGGTCGGCCAGCGCATCTGGGAGCAGCTGCGCGACGAGGTGGCGCGTCGCGAGCGCGCCGACTTCGACATCCGCGAGTTCCACCGCCGCGCACTGAACCTGGGCGGTGTGGGGCTCGACACCCTGCGCTCGGCGCTCCTCGGCTGA
- a CDS encoding ANTAR domain-containing response regulator, which produces MTDTESTQPAPRRVVVAEDESLIRLDIVEILRDNGFEVVGEAGDGETAVALATELRPDLVIMDVKMPQLDGISAAERLSKGHIAPVVLLTAFSQKELVERASEAGALAYVVKPFTPNDLLPAIEIALARHAQIIALEAEVGDLVERFETRKLVDRAKGLLNEKMGLSEPEAFRWIQKASMDRRLTMKDVSQAIIEQLAAKK; this is translated from the coding sequence GTGACAGACACCGAATCAACCCAGCCGGCACCGCGCCGCGTCGTCGTGGCTGAAGATGAGTCGCTCATCCGCCTCGACATCGTCGAGATCCTGCGCGACAACGGCTTCGAGGTCGTCGGCGAGGCGGGTGACGGCGAGACCGCGGTCGCGCTCGCGACCGAGCTTCGGCCCGATCTCGTCATCATGGACGTCAAGATGCCCCAGCTCGACGGCATCTCCGCGGCCGAGCGCCTCTCGAAGGGCCACATCGCCCCGGTCGTGCTCCTCACGGCGTTCAGCCAGAAGGAGCTCGTCGAGCGGGCGAGCGAGGCGGGCGCACTCGCCTACGTCGTGAAGCCGTTCACGCCCAACGACCTCCTCCCGGCGATCGAGATCGCCCTCGCCCGCCACGCGCAGATCATCGCGCTCGAGGCCGAGGTCGGCGACCTCGTCGAGCGCTTCGAGACCCGCAAGCTCGTCGACCGCGCCAAGGGCCTGCTCAACGAGAAGATGGGACTCTCCGAGCCCGAGGCGTTCCGCTGGATCCAGAAGGCATCCATGGACCGGCGCCTCACCATGAAAGACGTCTCGCAAGCCATCATCGAGCAACTCGCAGCCAAGAAGTAG
- the uvrA gene encoding excinuclease ABC subunit UvrA, with the protein MPVSRLDAHSHLSVRGARVHNLQNVDVEIPRDAMVVFTGLSGSGKSSLAFDTIFAEGQRRYVESLSAYARQFLGQVDRPDVDFIEGLSPAVSIDQKSTNRNPRSTVGTITEIYDYMRLLWARIGVPHCPVCGERIQRQTVQQIADQLMELPEGTRYQVLSPVVSKKKGEFVDLFRDLSAQGYTRAVVDGEVIRLDEPPVLKKQVKHDISVVIDRLVASPDVLGRLTDSLETALRLTDGLVQVNRVDEEGPAAWSSFSEKLSCPNQHPIQLTEIEPRTFSFNAPFGACPECSGLGTRMSVDEELLLGDPALSIAEGVILPWTSQGKSLYNYYEKLLHGLARQLDFSLDTPWEELDLEARQAVLRGDNFEVKVRWRNRYGREMSYSSGFEGVVPYIERQYLQAETDVQRARWSEYLREVPCPVCDGKRLKPEVLSVLVHNASIADVGLLSLTDARAFMDRLELTDREQAIGAQVLREIKVRLDFLIRVGLSYLDLARAAGTLSGGEAQRIRLATQIGSGLTGVLYVLDEPSIGLHQRDNRRLIDTLIALRDLGNTLIVVEHDEDTI; encoded by the coding sequence GTGCCAGTTTCACGTCTCGATGCCCATTCGCACTTGAGTGTCCGCGGGGCCCGCGTTCACAATCTGCAGAACGTCGACGTCGAGATCCCGCGCGATGCGATGGTCGTCTTCACCGGCCTGTCCGGTTCGGGAAAGTCCTCGCTCGCCTTCGACACGATCTTCGCCGAGGGGCAGCGCCGCTACGTCGAATCGCTGTCGGCGTACGCCCGCCAGTTCCTCGGCCAGGTCGACCGTCCCGACGTCGACTTCATCGAGGGGCTCAGCCCGGCAGTCTCGATCGACCAGAAGTCGACCAACCGCAACCCGCGGTCGACGGTCGGCACGATCACCGAGATCTACGACTACATGCGCCTGCTCTGGGCGCGCATCGGCGTGCCGCACTGTCCTGTCTGCGGTGAGCGCATCCAGCGCCAGACCGTGCAGCAGATCGCCGACCAGCTCATGGAGCTGCCCGAGGGCACCCGCTACCAGGTGCTGAGCCCGGTCGTTTCGAAGAAGAAGGGCGAGTTCGTCGACCTCTTCCGCGACCTCTCGGCGCAGGGCTACACGCGCGCGGTGGTCGACGGCGAGGTCATCCGGCTCGACGAGCCGCCGGTGCTGAAGAAGCAGGTGAAGCACGACATCTCGGTCGTGATCGACCGTCTCGTCGCCTCACCCGACGTGCTCGGCCGGCTCACCGACTCCCTCGAGACCGCGCTCCGGCTCACCGACGGACTCGTGCAGGTGAACCGAGTCGACGAAGAAGGCCCGGCTGCGTGGAGCAGCTTCTCCGAGAAGCTCTCGTGCCCCAACCAGCACCCGATCCAGCTCACCGAGATCGAGCCCCGCACCTTCTCGTTCAATGCGCCGTTCGGCGCCTGTCCCGAGTGCTCCGGCCTCGGCACCCGCATGTCGGTCGACGAAGAGCTCCTGCTCGGCGACCCCGCGCTCAGCATCGCCGAGGGCGTCATCCTGCCGTGGACCTCGCAGGGCAAGAGCCTCTACAACTACTACGAGAAGCTGCTGCACGGCTTGGCCCGACAGCTCGACTTCTCACTCGACACCCCATGGGAAGAGCTCGACCTCGAGGCCCGCCAGGCGGTGCTCCGCGGCGACAACTTCGAGGTGAAGGTGCGCTGGCGCAACCGTTACGGCCGCGAGATGAGTTACTCCTCGGGCTTCGAGGGCGTCGTGCCCTACATCGAGCGCCAGTACCTCCAGGCCGAGACCGACGTGCAGCGAGCGCGCTGGTCCGAGTACCTCCGCGAGGTGCCCTGCCCCGTGTGCGACGGCAAGCGGCTGAAGCCCGAGGTGCTCTCCGTGCTCGTGCACAACGCGAGCATCGCCGACGTCGGCCTCCTCAGCCTCACCGATGCACGAGCCTTCATGGATCGCCTCGAGCTCACCGACCGCGAGCAGGCCATCGGCGCGCAGGTGCTCCGAGAGATCAAGGTGCGGCTCGACTTCCTCATCCGTGTCGGACTCAGCTACCTCGACCTCGCACGCGCGGCAGGCACGCTCTCGGGCGGCGAGGCGCAGCGCATTCGCCTCGCGACCCAGATCGGCTCCGGGTTGACGGGCGTGCTCTACGTGCTCGACGAGCCCAGCATCGGGCTCCACCAGCGTGACAATCGGCGACTGATCGACACACTCATCGCGTTGCGCGACCTCGGCAACACCCTCATCGTCGTCGAGCACGACGAAGACACCATC